The region GGTTGGTAATGGAGACAGATCTGGCAGGCAGGGATCTTGGTGGGGGGTGAGCCCAGGCTCTATCTCCCTGAGATTGTGCCTAACCTGTCCCTGGCAGTCCCTCATCTGCCCTTCATTCGAGACCaagcctctcctccctgcccagaTGACTTTGCTAAGGAGAAACGCACTTTAGAGCCTGAGCCAGAGTCCTGTGAGGCGACTGAGCCTCCAGCTAAAAGGTCAAAGAGGTAATTGATGCTGGACCCCTGCTGGGGCTCGGGAGCCCTGCATTCTCATTTCTGCAAAGGCGGGAGTGGGTGTAGGTGGGGGCAGGACCATTCAGGGGAGCTGAAGCCAGGGAAAGGCCTTGGCCTCTGGCTCGGAGGAAGGTCGAACCTAATTCTGCAGCTCACTGGAGAAGGTCCCAGGCCAGACAGACTCTGGAGTCTTCGCTGTGACTGAGCCACCTGGAGGCAGACGAGGTGGCCAGGTTGGAGGGGTGAAGATACGTGGATGTGCACCAGGGACCTCAGGGTGGGCAGAGAGTGGGTAGCCTCGGATTTATAGTAGCAAGTTGTGGTGGGGGGGAGCAAGGGATCCTGCCAATTTATTTAGGGGCAACCGGGGTCCTGAGAGCCAAGGGGGCCTTGCCCAAACACCCAGCTGGGACGTGGTAGAGTGAGGATCAGAACCTGGTTCTTGGCCTTTCTTGGGATCCCTATAGGGCCGTCTGGAAGACATGAGTTTGATCTCCTTTTGGTCCTTCCTAGCTCAGAGGAGCCCACAGAGAAGGGACCCTCAGGGCAGCTGCAGGCGAAGGTCCAGCCACAGGCCCGGATGACAGCACCGAAACAGACGCAGACACCAGAGCTGCTGCCCGAGCCACTGGAGGCCCGAGTCCTGCCGCGGTTCCAGCCACGGGTTCTGCAGACGCAGGCCCAGGTGCAGCCACTGACTCAGCCACAGGCCCCACCAGCAGATACCCAGGTGCAGCCAAAGCTGCAGAAGCAGGCACAGACACAGACCTCTCCAGAGCACTTAGTGTCACAGCAGGTGCCGCCAAAGCTGCAGGAGGAGGCTGAGCCACTGAAGCAGGTGCCACCGCAGGTGCAGCTGCAGGTGCAGCCGCAGGCACAATTTCAGCCCCCGTGGCAGGCACAGCCTCAGCTGCAGAAGCAGGCACAGACACAGACGTATCCCCAGTCCCAGGCAGGAACACAGGCAAAGGTCCAGCCACTGGAGGAGCCACCACAGCAACCTCCAGTGCAGTTGCCAGTGCCGCCCTCGGACCAGGCCCAGGGGCAGGCTCAGACCCAGCCACAGGTGCCGGCATTGGAGCAAGCACCCGTGCTGGAGACACCGCCCAGTACGGTAGAAGCTGGAGCGAGTAAGTGAGCGCTGGTTCCCAGCTGGCCCGGTGATGGGACagctctgcccagccccctctttcctcccctggcaccGTCCTGCCCTGACTGAGTGCTGCCTGGGACCAAGGGGTAGACCTAGAACTGGGCTTGGGAACGTTCACACCAGAGGCTTCAAGGCCTTGACTGTGAGCACAGCAGGTGGCCCTTTGGCCCGGGTCCCTCTGGGTCAGGTGGGAGGCGGGCCCTGGGAAACAGCACGTCTGTCATTCCAGGCCTGGAGGAGGCCTCCCCGGAGCCAGTGGGCGCCCAGGTCAGCATGGAGGAGAGCCAGGAGGAGCTGACTAGTGGCCTGGATGTGGGAGAATGtgaaaaaagagcaagagagatgCTCAGGGTGGGTAGAGATGCCATTGTGACAGTGTGAGGGCCACAGTGCCCAGTGGTCAGAGGGCCTCtttctgccccagccctgctcgGGGACCCCTTGTGTTCCCCCCTGGGGCATGTGACCACAGCACTCCCCCTGGGCTGTGGGCAGCACAGAGTGGGGTTGACGGTGTTCCGCCAAACTCTCCTGCTGCTGTATTGCCCTCACGTGCCTTTGCTCTGAAGATCTGGGGGCACTTGCACTTGGGTGACGAGGGTCCCTTCCAGCCTGCTCCTCCCAAATAGAGCCTCTAGTGCCCTCACCTGGGTGATGTGTTCTCTGCAGAGAAGGGCGGCAGCCCCTGCTGGGGTTTGGGTCCCGGCTCCCCTCCGCAGTGGATTGTGGCCACACCCACTcccttctttctgtctgtttttcCATCTGTCATGTGTGGGTGGGCGGGCTTTAGATTTAGGTGggcctgggtttgaaccctgaCTGTAGTACCTTTTAcctgtgtgagcttgggcaatCATCTAAGagctcagagcctcagtttctccatctgtaaagtgggctgTCAGGCCCGAGGAGACGATGCTCATAGGTATTTGGTACAGGGGCTGGCTCACCATAAGCACCCAGCTGGTGGTagctctgctcctgctcctggtGCAGGTGTGGGGTGCCGGGGGCTCCCTGAAGGTCACCATCCTGCAGAGCAGTGACAGCCGGGCCTTTAGCACTGTATCCGTCGCACCCGGGCCACGTTCCAGTGACTCAACCTCCGCCACCCCCACTGCCGCCAGCACGCCCTCCGAGCAGGCTCTCCAGTTCTTCTGCTACATCTGCAGGGCCAGCTGCCGCAGCCAGCAGGTGCTGCTCCCGGGCCGGGGGCGGTGGGTAGGCTCTGTGGGGGGTCTGTGTGGGACGCCCAGGTCCATGACAGCCTGCGTGGCCACGTGGAGCCCCATGGGCACGCCCCTGCTGGCGGCCATGCATTTGCTCAGAAACATTCTGTGACCTGCGATGAAGGCAGGGCTCCCAGTCAGGCAGAGCCGGTTTGAATCGGCCCTGACCAGCTGTGTAGACCTCAGAAGGCGAATTCACCccttgtgccttggtttcctcatggGTCAGACGAGGAAACATTTAGAACCCAGTATATCAGGTGGTTTTGAGGGTTCAGCAACTTGACATTGAAGTCatggcccaggcccagcctggggtGCACATGGCATTAGTAACAGTgttacacccgtattattactCCTGGCGCTGTTGGTGCCCCTGTCACTCTGGACCTTGTCAGCGCAGAGCCAGGGGACCTTGTCTTTGAGGCACTCACACAGGCTCCAGAAggagcaggggccctggctggtgtgtgctcactctgtgcctcagtttaccatCCTCCTCTGGCACCCACAGGGTTGCTGTAAGAGAAATGGCCTCACAGCAGTGCTGGGGCGGCCACAGGGCCGAGGTGGGAGGCCTCCTAGGCCCCAGTGCTGACTGCGTGCAGGGGCCCAGTCCTCACTCCCATCCCTGACTCCCTCCTGTTGCAGGAGTTCCAGGACCACATGTCGGGggcccagcaccagcagcagctcgGGGAGATGCAGCACACGAGCCAGGcctgcctcctgtccctgctgcctGTGCCCCGGGATGTCCTGGACAGAGAGGACGAGTGAGTGTGGGGTCTCAGAGGCTCAGTACTGGGGGGTGGGCAGTCTGGCAGGCCAGGCAAAGCTGAGAGGGGCCCCGTACAGCCATCTGCAAGGTCTGCCTTTGTGTCAGGCATTGCCCTCCCCAGAGGCCTCTTCACACCAggaactgtgtgaccttggacccCAGTTTTCCTTGTCTGTAGAACGGCCTGCCATGGGGTGTGATGGAGGAATTTGTGAACCAGACAGTTTCTTAAGGTTCCATCCAGGCAGGAACACTGTGCCCACCCATGCAAGAAGGCAGAGTGGGTGGTGGCACAGGGGCTGCTCCCCTGGCATTTGTGCGGACCCTCCCACAGGGCCGTGATTTTGAGGGCCAGGTCACCCTGGGGCTTGAGGTTAGGGCTACCTTGGGTCTCCCCTTTGTGGTCATGGGTGCTTGCTCAGGCAGAAATGTCAGCCCTGCTGGAGTCGGAGACGGGCTCTTGGGGTGGGAAGGTAGAAGCTGGAGGACCTTCTGTGACCCTGTGGCAGTCACCGAGGCCTGCAGGGGCCAGGAGGCGCCATCCTTGAGGGAAGCAGGTCTGTGTTGGCTCAGGTCACCCTGGGGGACCTGGGTTCTGTTCTCACGGGACGGCTGCCCCTCAGCTTCAGGTCTCCTGGTGTTCCAGGAAAATCCAGAAACCCAGGTTTGTATGTGAAATCTCCCAACTTCAAAAGAGCTAGTTCAGAACTGAAACAAAACAGACCCTGTGGAGGCCACAAGACACCCTTTTGCCACCAggcaggccctgaggcaggggtcAGGGATGTGGCCCTGAGCCTTCACAGAGGGTCCCGGCTTGAAGTCCCCTCTGCGGGTGAGGGCACAGGAGCCCTGAGCGACAGGGAGCACCCTCTCCGAAGGCAGCTGCGCCTCTGTTCGAGGGTGTCACTTTGAGAAGAGCTTCCCTGCGTGGCTTTGCAGTGCGTTCTCGAGCTTgacacctccccctgccccctgccctatGAGTCACACTCAGGCGAATTAATCATCAGCACAGGCGAAAGGTGACTCACAAGGATGTTTCTTGCAAAGTTAATGTAATGCCGAAACAATGTAACTGGAAATGGTCTAGGATACCCAAAACCAGTGGATCGGTTAGGTCGGTTCAGGCTCGTCCACATGGCGGAACAACTGACTAGTGGGCCGGCGGTGGGAATGCACGATAAGGCAGAGCAGGCACACGACGCAGTGCCCGGTCAGAACAGGTTCCAGGCTGCATTTGCAGAGTGAACTTGATGCTGTCAAAGCAGCCTCACGACACAGGGACACTGGGCGGATGCAGCCCAGACTCTTAACAAGCTTCGGGTGGAGGGGATGCCTGGCGTTGTCTCCTGTGGACAGCCCCCCTGAATCCCGACCCGGCCCCCCGAGGCCCGGCAGACCGGGCAGTGCTTCAGACCAGCTGCCTGTCCTTCCCTCACCTGACACTCAGGATGGGGCCAGGCCTCGGGGATTCTGGGTGGAGTcctgggtcccccagagctccccacagcccagggcaggtggaggagggattCGGCCCTGACAGTTCACCGTGAACAACGCCGTGGCAATGGCACTTTGGGGCCTCAGATGGGGGCCCGGCTTCCTTGGATGGGGACAGGTCCAGGAATGGGGCGAGGGGCAAGAACAGCTCTGGGAAGCATGGGGCATTTAGACTGGAGGGTAAAGAGGAGTTTTTAAGGCCAGAGACTCTAGTGTCACTCACTGTCCTGGCGAGCCTCTGGCATCCCAGATGCTTGTAACTCTCATTTCTCCCCCAAGTCTCCttggttattctttttttttttttaaagattttattttaatttatttttagacagaggggaagggagagagaaagagagggagagaaacatcaatgtgtggctgcttcttgtgcgccccctactggggacctggcctgcaacccaggcatgtgccctgacccagaatcgaaccagcgaccctttggttcgcaggccagtgctcaaccctctgagccacaccagccggggccccTTGGTTATTCTTATGTAAGTATTCTTCCAGATGAAGCTCAGAACCATTTTATTAAGTTTCCTAAAAAGATCCTGTTGGAATCGTGCTCCACTCTCCGAGCAGCCGGGAGAGCCACTGTCTCTCCGAGAACACGGTGTCACATCGCGCTGGGCTTGTTTTGTCTGTTGTCATTCAGAGACCCTCCTCTGAGGCGCTGGTGCAACACCTGCCAGGTCTACTACATGGGGGACCTGATCCAGCATCGCAGGACGCAGGACCACAAGGTACAAGGCCCGAGTGCCTCAAGGGCACCCACGTGGGCTGTCTCCGAGCTGAGGGCTGGGAAGGGCGAGCCCAGGGTGGGAGCGCAAAGTCAGCGTCAGCCTTGGTGTCCGCAAGTGCGGCTTCTCCGTGAGTCAGCCGTGCTTCCTCTTTGGGCTTCCATCTCCCCATCTGTCCGGCGTGGGCAAGGCACCATCTGCCCTGCCACTCAGCCACTGGGGCTCTCGGGGCTCCCCATGGCGGttgtcctctctccctgtcttgtCCCTGTTGCCATCTGCCATCCCATCTCAGAGCCAGTGGCACAGGGAGGGGCCGTGTTTGCCCATGTTCTGGTACGGAAGCGGAGGTGCAGCCAGCTGATCACAGATGTGGTGGCCTGCAGGTGGCAGGCGAGGCCTCACTGGGTACTGCCTGGCTGCACCTGGGGACACTGCCCGCCACCCATTTGGcctgccctcctttccccagATCGCCAAACAGTCGCTGCGACCTTTCTGCACCGTTTGCAGCCGCTACTTCAAGACCCCCCGCAAGTTTGTGGAGCACGTGAAGTCCCAGGGgcacaaggacaaagccaaggaGGTAACTGCAGCTCCCTCAGAGGACCCGGGCCCAGCGGTCCAGAGACGTGTCCAAGGCCACACCGCAGGTTGAGATGTGTCCCAGCCCTAACGCACAGCAGGAATTGGGACTCCCAGGGGTGTGGGGTGGATGACGTGTGGCACCTCAAGTGCCCAGAGCTGACCTGAGCCCAGGCCTGCTCCCCTGGGCAGCTGAAGATGTTCGAGAAGGAGGTAACCGGCCAAGATGAGGATCACTTCATCACAGTGGATGCTGTGGGCTGCTTTGAGGACGATGAAGATGAGGAAGATGATgataatgaagaagaagaagaggggattgaggctgaggagTTCTGCAAGCAGGTacttggggggaggagggaatgtgggagacAGGGTGGAGGCTGGACCCCGAGCCCAGGAGGGACCTCGCCCCACCTCCCAGGGGCCAGGAGGCACTGTGCTGGCATTTTTAGGCACTAACGCTTGCTCCGACTTAGCAATAACAGTAACTCTATTCTACGTGACTATGTAACTACATATCACCATGACTATAGGGTGGCAGTGAAACAAGCGAGGGCCTCTACGCTGGCTGAAATTCTGACCTGCGTCAAGGGAGGGAAAGGGCGTCCTAGGCCGAGGGAACAGCATCAGTAAAGGCACGGGTGGGGGAACCATGCGGGGCGCACAGGAAACATCAGCGTGAGATGCTGCTGAGGATGCTAGCTAGCTAGAGCGTCATGGCTTCTGAGCACCAACTCCACACCAGGCGTGTACCAAGCACTTTCCTGGCAGAGTCTCACGGACTTGGATGCCAGGCTGTGCTTGGAACACCTCTGCTACTCTGTTTCCCGTGAGCAAGGAGCTGGAGAAACGGGGATTCTTTTCAGTTTAACAAATGTTTCCGGAGCCCCTGTTCCAGGCCAGGCTGTGGTGCTGGACACCAGGGATACGTGGGGACCgaggcctggcccctgccctcacagaCCTCACCCATTAAGACAGGGCAGCAGAAGGGGGCACAGAGGGACTGTGGATGGAGGGTTGCCAGGGTGGCTTCTAGCCCCACGCAGGTAGGGGTGTGGCTGGCTTTGCCACTCAGTGTCAGCCGCAACTCCCAGGTGAGCCCCTGCCATCTCTGAACACGTTGCCTCTGCTCAGAAGCAATAGTCCCAACTCAGGCTGTGAGGAAGGCTCACAGCCAGGGTGGCAAACGGGAGTGGTTGTCACTCCTAGAAGCCATGTTTATTTGCCCGGTATGTGATGGAAGGCACTGCCAGGCATGGTGATGCTG is a window of Desmodus rotundus isolate HL8 chromosome 1, HLdesRot8A.1, whole genome shotgun sequence DNA encoding:
- the CIZ1 gene encoding cip1-interacting zinc finger protein isoform X4; translation: MFNQLQQQQLQQHLQQQQQLLQLQQLLQQSPPQASLPMAISRGLPQQQPQQQLLNLQGTNSASLLNGCVLQRALLLQQLQGLDQFAMSAATYDSTGLSVPTATLGNLRSYNLATPNLTAPSLTPPQLATPNLQQFFPQATQQSLLGPPPVRVPINPSKIVLSGRTPPKRARTPPSTPPSTTPDHKDSSSQTMPVEDKADPPEGSEEAAEPQVDTPDDFAKEKRTLEPEPESCEATEPPAKRSKSSEEPTEKGPSGQLQAKVQPQARMTAPKQTQTPELLPEPLEARVLPRFQPRVLQTQAQVQPLTQPQAPPADTQVQPKLQKQAQTQTSPEHLVSQQVPPKLQEEAEPLKQVPPQVQLQVQPQAQFQPPWQAQPQLQKQAQTQTYPQSQAGTQAKVQPLEEPPQQPPVQLPVPPSDQAQGQAQTQPQVPALEQAPVLETPPSTVEAGASLEEASPEPVGAQVSMEESQEELTSGLDVGECEKRAREMLRVWGAGGSLKVTILQSSDSRAFSTVSVAPGPRSSDSTSATPTAASTPSEQALQFFCYICRASCRSQQEFQDHMSGAQHQQQLGEMQHTSQACLLSLLPVPRDVLDREDEDPPLRRWCNTCQVYYMGDLIQHRRTQDHKIAKQSLRPFCTVCSRYFKTPRKFVEHVKSQGHKDKAKEACSPGQLKMFEKEVTGQDEDHFITVDAVGCFEDDEDEEDDDNEEEEEGIEAEEFCKQVRSKGVSRDEWKDSETYSPNTAYGVDFMVPVMGYVCRICHKFYHSNSEAKISHCKSLAHFENLQKYRKTKNISPATRPVSRRCAITARNALTALFTSSGRSHSQPGLQDTAKGPSKVTAQSSQPPPFRRSARLKT
- the CIZ1 gene encoding cip1-interacting zinc finger protein isoform X5 translates to MFNQLQQQQLQQHLQQQQQLLQLQQLLQQSPPQASLPMAISRGLPQQQPQQQLLNLQGTNSASLLNGCVLQRALLLQQLQGLDQFAMSAATYDSTGLSVPTATLGNLRSYNLATPNLTAPSLTPPQLATPNLQQFFPQATQQSLLGPPPVRVPINPSKIVLSGRTPPKRARTPPSTPPSTTPDHKTMPVEDKADPPEGSEEAAEPQVDTPDDFAKEKRTLEPEPESCEATEPPAKRSKSSEEPTEKGPSGQLQAKVQPQARMTAPKQTQTPELLPEPLEARVLPRFQPRVLQTQAQVQPLTQPQAPPADTQVQPKLQKQAQTQTSPEHLVSQQVPPKLQEEAEPLKQVPPQVQLQVQPQAQFQPPWQAQPQLQKQAQTQTYPQSQAGTQAKVQPLEEPPQQPPVQLPVPPSDQAQGQAQTQPQVPALEQAPVLETPPSTVEAGASLEEASPEPVGAQVSMEESQEELTSGLDVGECEKRAREMLRVWGAGGSLKVTILQSSDSRAFSTVSVAPGPRSSDSTSATPTAASTPSEQALQFFCYICRASCRSQQEFQDHMSGAQHQQQLGEMQHTSQACLLSLLPVPRDVLDREDEDPPLRRWCNTCQVYYMGDLIQHRRTQDHKIAKQSLRPFCTVCSRYFKTPRKFVEHVKSQGHKDKAKEACSPGQLKMFEKEVTGQDEDHFITVDAVGCFEDDEDEEDDDNEEEEEGIEAEEFCKQVRSKGVSRDEWKDSETYSPNTAYGVDFMVPVMGYVCRICHKFYHSNSEAKISHCKSLAHFENLQKYRKTKNISPATRPVSRRCAITARNALTALFTSSGRSHSQPGLQDTAKGPSKVTAQSSQPPPFRRSARLKT